The Elaeis guineensis isolate ETL-2024a chromosome 13, EG11, whole genome shotgun sequence genome includes a region encoding these proteins:
- the LOC105037677 gene encoding protein PHLOEM PROTEIN 2-LIKE A10, which produces MALRYGYATLNFSGRRRRWLLLLAAAGISSYGAYRIYHLPSVSKKREKLVRLLRALISIAEAASSAADAVNLVSTDLNRFLRSDSGEIPKSLRQISKIARSEEFSCSVSRVFEALTVGIIRGFAKAESTELEPRRSSSSFSDRLLDKLLSNAGSGFASVVVGSFARNLVIGFYSRESAGELGNRTAGVSGLDSESPAVPEWVRLICDDKCRELIADSIQGFVSTAVTVYLEKTMAINAYEEIFSALTNPKHEAKVKDVLVSVCNGAVESLVKTSHQVMTTSSSNSSLSSTVAGVEAVGQKDEVFSEKHRRSSSDKKLKGGSGWVDHVSSTSAVPSNRRFVLDVTGRVTFETVRSFLEFLLLKLYNGARSGFNVVREEVVERGLEVVRYVSAKSMAIFTMCVALCLHVSIGARLLMPA; this is translated from the coding sequence ATGGCTCTCCGATACGGGTACGCGACGCTGAATTTCAGCGGGCGACGTCGACGGTGGCTGCTTCTCCTCGCTGCCGCTGGAATCTCCAGCTATGGCGCCTATCGGATCTACCATCTCCCGTCCGTCTCCAAGAAGCGCGAGAAGCTCGTCAGGCTCCTCAGAGCCCTGATCTCCATCGCCGAGGCAGCGTCCTCCGCCGCCGATGCCGTCAATCTCGTCTCCACCGACTTGAATCGGTTCCTCCGGTCCGATTCCGGCGAGATCCCCAAAAGCTTGAGGCAAATCTCCAAGATCGCCAGGTCGGAGGAGTTCTCTTGCTCGGTTTCCCGGGTTTTCGAGGCGCTCACCGTCGGGATAATCCGAGGGTTCGCGAAGGCTGAAAGCACTGAATTGGAGCCGCGGAGgagctcttcttccttctctgatCGCCTTCTGGATAAGCTCTTGTCCAACGCCGGGTCCGGCTTCGCCTCCGTGGTGGTCGGGAGCTTCGCAAGGAACCTAGTGATTGGATTCTACTCCAGGGAGTCCGCCGGAGAATTGGGCAATCGGACGGCTGGAGTTTCAGGGTTGGATTCGGAGTCGCCGGCGGTACCGGAATGGGTCCGGTTGATTTGCGACGACAAGTGCCGGGAGCTGATTGCCGATAGTATTCAGGGGTTTGTAAGCACGGCGGTGACGGTATACCTTGAGAAGACGATGGCGATCAACGCCTATGAGGAGATCTTCTCCGCCCTCACCAATCCGAAGCATGAGGCCAAGGTGAAGGATGTCTTGGTCTCTGTTTGCAATGGCGCCGTGGAATCTCTAGTCAAAACTTCGCATCAGGTGATGACCACCTCGAGCTCGAACTCCAGCTTAAGCTCCACTGTGGCCGGTGTGGAAGCTGTTGGCCAAAAAGACGAAGTCTTTAGCGAAAAACATAGGAGATCCTCGTCGGATAAGAAGCTAAAGGGTGGTAGTGGGTGGGTCGACCATGTTTCATCCACATCGGCAGTTCCGAGCAATAGGAGATTTGTTCTCGATGTCACGGGAAGAGTGACATTTGAGACTGTGAGGTCTTTTCTTGAATTCCTGTTGTTGAAGCTCTACAATGGAGCGAGGAGCGGTTTCAATGTTGTCCGTGAAGAGGTGGTGGAGAGGGGTTTGGAAGTAGTGAGGTATGTCAGTGCCAAGTCCATGGCAATATTTACAATGTGTGTGGCGTTGTGCTTGCATGTGTCGATCGGTGCGAGGCTTTTGATGCCAGCTTAA